One region of Pangasianodon hypophthalmus isolate fPanHyp1 chromosome 15, fPanHyp1.pri, whole genome shotgun sequence genomic DNA includes:
- the si:dkeyp-23e4.3 gene encoding rho GTPase-activating protein 7 isoform X2 yields MLITKIEAKEACDWLRAAGFPQYAQLFKNCHIPIDIDWVKSDHEFLDSDTLDSLCRRLNALNKCAEMKLDLSRFKRRGEVDDDVEPCAISPKWSYDQKSRRWIRTDGMDFLPSVDSPISSLRRSESCEASLSDSSEHHEILSMHSSSSADSDAGGPTLKTSEDPETSRSSSRCSSTYKHLSPDSSYSGPPSPGEPHNSSEERFTEKPPLKKGQSLLRKMDKLRLRGSTLWPHAQGGKSRFVISSPILQEGHGEDKHEELHPLNISGLPDKTCSPVSCAPPYSSSSSPSENSSAVSTPSPVTKVRSNCKRQNIQLQAKEQACVSEQKLPNQHSINGNTIFEIPDGHKPGTFPTVLQNTVLSPIDNTSVNWRTGSFHGYHRRRCRSNTSKDQEPPCSPLVAHDHRVSIYDNVPDNLQIIDDDVFSALDSVMERITGLQQLVTSWTDKLPEDGDSDFSHSNSPSPSSLNDIHLEIKEQSETDQTGPKQNYNKISQEWSHTVQFSCAQKLHWCSEQILTHSSTPRAIESQLAPCVSMLQRLSLLRLTVLMDKHSPFSKQGWNWTVPKVYRKINASEQKNRKVFGVPLLQSVQWSGKPLPPSILRAMEYLKTECLDQVGLFRKSGVKSRIQYLRDMIEADPDGFSFEGQSAFDVADMIKQYFRDLPEPIFSSKLCESFLHIYQYFPKDQQFAAVQAAIFLLPDENREALQCLLFFFHEVVACVEENQMTPTNIAVCLAPSLFHLNVLKRDSTSSRAGQRKYSLGRPDQRDLSENLAATQGLAHMVTECTRLFQMPHYWHERNPSTFNEDGLNMDAGSALNTSETDVADRARLDVSVQQLLREAREKTKSWVTCSTSDHVDVAFKKVDDGYPLPLWRGTVEVDAPQKDVFQRVLREHDQWQSDLQHSEVETLDKDSEIYHYTLQAVGTRPPLQHLLLRTWQSDPSSGPLFVAATSVEHADTPNRGVTAQVLCCMFLVEPTGPKKSRLTHFCRTDTRGRSLEWHNKVGGHLLSSTLVAIRDSFKSKTKDAKL; encoded by the exons aAATTGAAGCAAAGGAGGCTTGCGATTGGCTCCGAGCAGCCGGCTTCCCTCAGTATGCACAGCTTttcaaaa ATTGCCACATTCCTATTGACATAGACTGGGTGAAGAGTGATCATGAATTCCTGGATAGTGACACATTAGACTCTCTCTGCAG GAGACTAAACGCCTTAAACAAATGTGCGGAGATGAAGCTGGATCTGAGCAGATTCAAACGACGA GGTGAAGTTGATGACGATGTGGAGCCCTGTGCCATCAGCCCTAAGTGGTCCTACGACCAAAAGAGTAGGCGCTGGATACGTACAGACGGTATGGACTTTCTGCCATCTGTGGACAGCCCTATCTCAAGTCTTAGAAGGTCTGAAAGCTGTGAGGCTTCTCTGTCAGACAGCAGTGAGCACCATGAGATTCTCTCCATGCACAGCTCCAGCAGTGCTGACAGCGATGCCGGTGGTCCAACCCTCAAAACTTCCGAAGATCCTGAGACAAGCCGAAGCTCCTCTAGATGCTCCTCCACCTACAAACACTTGTCCCCAGACAGCTCCTACAGTGGACCTCCATCTCCAGGAGAGCCTCATAACAGCAGTGAAGAGCGCTTCACTGAGAAGCCTCCTCTGAAGAAGGGTCAGAGCCTTCTTCGCAAGATGGACAAGCTCCGACTCCGAGGGTCAACACTATGGCCCCATGCCCAAGGTGGGAAATCACGGTTTGTCATAAGCAGTCCTATACTACAGGAGGGTCATGGGGAGGACAAGCATGAGGAGCTCCACCCTCTTAACATTTCAGGGCTCCCGGATAAGACGTGTAGCCCAGTGTCCTGTGCACCACCTTATAGCTCCAGCAGCAGTCCCTCAGAGAACAGCAGTGCAGTCAGTACACCCAGTCCAGTCACCAAGGTTCGTAGTAACTGTAAAAGACAGAACATTCAATTGCAGGCAAAAGAACAAGCCTGTGTTAGTGAGCAGAAACTCCCCAACCAACACAGTATTAACGGTAACACCATATTTGAGATTCCAGATGGTCACAAGCCAGGCACTTTTCCCACCGTTCTGCAAAATACTGTGCTGTCACCCATTGATAACACCTCCGTCAACTGGAGGACCGGAAGCTTTCATGGATACCATCGCCGTAGATGTCGAAGCAATACATCCAAAGACCAAGAACCACCATGCAGTCCTCTGGTGGCACATGACCATCGTGTTAGCATTTATGACAATGTTCCAGATAATTTGCAAATTATAGACGACGATGTATTTTCAGCCTTGGATAGTGTAATGGAACGTATTACTGGACTACAGCAATTGGTCACTTCATGGACAGACAAACTTCCTGAAGATGGAGATTCAGATTTCTCCCACTCCAACTCTCCTTCCCCTTCTTCTCTGAATGACATCCACCTTGAGATCAAAGAGCAGAGTGAAACGGACCAAACTGGCCCAAAGCAAAATTACAACAAAATCTCACAGGAATGGTCACATACAGTTCAATTCTCTTG TGCTCAGAAACTTCACTGGTGCAGTGAACAGATCCTCACACATAGCTCCACCCCCCGAGCCATTGAGTCCCAGCTTGCCCCCTGTGTTTCAATGCTGCAGAGACTGAGTCTGCTCAGATTGACTGTTCTGATGGACAAACACTCACCCTTCAGCAAGCAAGGATGGAACTG GACAGTTCCAAAAGTCTACAGAAAGATAAACGCTTCAGAGCAGAAGAACAGGAAGGTGTTTGGTGTGCCTTTGCTTCAGAGTGTTCAGTGGTCAGGGAAACCTCTGCCTCCAAGCATCCTCAGAGCAATGGAGTACCTTAAGACTGAGTGCCTGGATCAG GTTGGCCTCTTCCGGAAGTCTGGAGTCAAATCTCGAATTCAGTATCTAAGAGACATGATTGAGGCTGACCCTGACGGCTTTTCCTTTGAGGGCCAGTCTGCGTTCGACGTAGCCGACATGATAAAGCAATATTTCAGAGACCTACCTGAGCCCATTTTCTCCAGCAAGCTGTGCGAGAGTTTCCTGCACATCTACCAGT ACTTCCCAAAGGATCAGCAGTTTGCAGCTGTCCAGGCTGCCATCTTCCTCCTGCCTGATGAGAACCGGGAGGCTCTTCAGtgcctcctcttcttcttccatgAAGTAGTGGCCTGCGTGGAAGAAAACCAGATGACCCCAACGAATATTGCTGTTTGCTTGGCCCCCTCTCTGTTCCATCTCAATGTCCTCAAGAGAGACAGCACCAGCAGCAG GGCAGGCCAGAGGAAGTACAGCTTGGGAAGACCGGATCAGAGGGATCTGAGTGAGAACCTGGCTGCTACTCAGGGGCTGGCACATATGGTGACGGAGTGCACTCGACTGTTCCAG ATGCCACATTACTGGCACGAGAGGAATCCCAGCACCTTTAACGAAGACGGCCTCAACATGGACGCAGGCTCTGCTTTAAATACAAGCGAGACTGATGTAGCAGACCGAGCCCGGCTAGACGTCTCCGTCCAGCAGCTCCTGAGGGAGGCGAGGGAGAAAACCAAAAGCTGGGTAACCTGCTCCACCTCCGATCATGTGGATGTGGCATTTAAAAAG GTGGACGATGGTTACCCGCTGCCGTTGTGGAGGGGGACAGTGGAAGTGGACGCTCCTCAGAAAGATGTTTTCCAACGTGTGCTAAGAGAACACGACCAGTGGCAGAGCGACCTCCAGCACAGCGAGGTGGAGACCTTGGACAAGGATTCTGAGATCTACCACTACACCCTGCAGGCGGTTGGCACAAGACCACCTCTACAACATCTGCTTTTGAG